The following are encoded together in the Desulfococcus multivorans genome:
- a CDS encoding ATP-binding protein: MNVPFVAAAPLQPSAFSLKRLIIVIFKKYRIDWMVRPHLAGVVPLILFAAVMLLLFTRQQESAIRSLLQTRAESLAFIIDRSVGEQAALLRGLATSGTLDRGDLAAFRLEAERLWRIHPEWYTLVLTDRHGPVFNLRIPEGTPLPPLADPASLKQVWESRKFAVGNHPRAYITVRVPVLRQGRVVHTLVAVIHAQLLENIIVASTDTREWDVVVVGPGDAIIASSIPALGLKASLSPSALRREIQRFSPARRRYASPVPIPSTNWHILVLARTEDLEKPFLTKRTTVYLGASAAALLTIFLVWSLSAALSARRETAVLKQEVDKRMRTQAALEESEARFRLLVESSPDAIFVHVDGRFAYLNQATARLLKAPSPDALAGRSIREFIHPDFHGIVDGRLDRLMREKRPVPLLEERYLRMDGIAVAVETSAVPIRYGDADGALVFVRDITERIERETAHDILERQLAQARKMESVGRLAGGVAHDFNNMLSVITGYSELALTRLHPGDALRNDLEEILSAAGRSADIIRQLLAFARRQTAAPVVLNLNDAVEGMLRMLRRLIGEAVELSWSPRTGLWPVRIDPAQVDQIITNLCVNARDAVTDVGKIAIETHNIVVDGSGDGDHPATLEPGEYVMITVTDNGIGMAPETLEKVFEPFFTTKASGRGTGLGMATVYGIVRQNHGFIHVDSELEKGTRVRIFLPRHHADAGPASGDALPEKAPNGRGETVLLVEDEPAILKMGKQLVEGLGYTVLPATGPEEAVTLAAAHPGRIHLLVTDVVMPGMSGRDLAQRLQSTHPDIQVLFVSGYTADIIAHHGVLDDGVTFLQKPFSRKTLAEKLRQLRLREKNDKRRLKAED, translated from the coding sequence ATGAATGTCCCGTTCGTCGCAGCCGCACCCCTTCAGCCTTCAGCCTTCAGCCTCAAAAGACTGATCATCGTGATATTCAAAAAATATCGGATAGATTGGATGGTCCGGCCGCATCTGGCAGGGGTGGTGCCGCTGATCCTGTTTGCGGCCGTGATGCTGCTGCTCTTCACCCGGCAGCAGGAATCCGCCATTCGGAGCCTTCTTCAGACCAGAGCCGAGTCCCTGGCCTTCATCATCGATCGGAGCGTGGGCGAGCAGGCGGCACTGCTTCGCGGCCTGGCGACCTCGGGCACCCTGGACCGGGGAGATCTCGCCGCCTTCCGCCTGGAGGCCGAGCGGCTCTGGCGGATCCACCCGGAATGGTACACCCTCGTCCTCACCGACCGGCACGGCCCGGTCTTCAATCTGCGCATCCCCGAGGGAACCCCCCTGCCCCCCCTGGCCGACCCGGCCTCGCTGAAACAGGTCTGGGAGAGCCGGAAATTCGCGGTGGGGAACCACCCCCGGGCCTACATCACGGTGCGGGTGCCGGTCCTGAGGCAAGGCCGCGTCGTTCACACCCTCGTTGCCGTCATCCACGCCCAGCTGCTGGAAAACATCATCGTCGCATCCACGGACACCCGGGAATGGGACGTGGTGGTTGTCGGCCCCGGGGACGCGATCATCGCCTCGTCCATCCCGGCCCTCGGACTGAAGGCCTCTCTGTCGCCTTCGGCCCTGCGGCGGGAGATCCAAAGATTCTCCCCCGCGCGACGACGCTACGCATCACCTGTCCCCATCCCCTCCACCAACTGGCACATCCTTGTTCTGGCCCGGACCGAAGACCTCGAAAAGCCGTTCCTGACGAAACGCACGACCGTCTACCTGGGCGCCTCGGCGGCGGCCCTTCTGACGATTTTCCTGGTGTGGAGCCTGAGCGCGGCCCTGAGCGCCCGCCGGGAAACAGCGGTTCTTAAACAGGAGGTGGATAAGCGGATGCGGACCCAGGCGGCTCTGGAAGAGAGCGAGGCCCGGTTCCGGCTCCTGGTGGAAAGCTCCCCCGACGCCATCTTCGTCCATGTCGACGGCCGCTTCGCCTATCTGAACCAGGCCACGGCCCGACTCCTCAAGGCCCCCTCTCCCGACGCTCTTGCGGGGCGGTCCATACGCGAATTCATCCATCCTGATTTCCACGGAATCGTCGACGGCCGCCTGGATCGGTTGATGCGGGAGAAACGCCCGGTCCCCCTCCTGGAGGAGCGCTACCTGCGCATGGACGGCATTGCAGTGGCCGTCGAGACGTCCGCTGTGCCCATCCGCTACGGGGATGCCGACGGTGCCCTGGTCTTCGTACGGGACATCACCGAACGGATCGAGCGGGAGACCGCCCACGACATTCTGGAGCGGCAGCTGGCCCAGGCCCGGAAGATGGAATCCGTCGGTCGCCTGGCCGGGGGCGTGGCCCACGATTTCAACAACATGCTGAGCGTCATCACCGGCTATTCGGAGCTGGCCCTGACCCGGCTGCATCCCGGAGACGCGCTTCGCAACGATCTCGAGGAGATCCTGTCGGCGGCCGGGCGCTCGGCGGACATCATCCGTCAGTTGCTGGCCTTTGCCCGACGCCAGACCGCGGCTCCCGTCGTACTCAATCTCAACGACGCCGTGGAAGGCATGCTCAGGATGCTTCGGCGCCTCATCGGCGAGGCCGTCGAACTGTCGTGGTCGCCCCGAACAGGGCTGTGGCCCGTCAGGATCGATCCGGCCCAGGTGGACCAGATCATCACCAACCTCTGCGTCAACGCCCGGGACGCCGTCACCGATGTCGGGAAAATCGCCATCGAAACCCACAACATCGTTGTCGACGGATCCGGAGACGGCGATCACCCGGCAACGCTCGAACCGGGCGAATACGTCATGATTACGGTGACCGACAACGGCATCGGCATGGCTCCGGAGACGCTGGAGAAGGTCTTCGAGCCCTTCTTCACCACCAAGGCCTCCGGCAGGGGCACCGGCCTGGGCATGGCCACGGTTTACGGCATCGTCAGGCAGAACCACGGATTCATCCATGTCGACAGCGAACTGGAAAAAGGCACCCGGGTCCGGATATTCCTGCCCCGCCATCATGCCGATGCCGGCCCGGCTTCGGGAGACGCCCTTCCTGAAAAGGCCCCCAACGGCAGGGGGGAGACGGTCCTGCTGGTGGAGGACGAGCCCGCCATCCTGAAGATGGGAAAACAGCTGGTCGAGGGGCTGGGCTACACCGTGCTGCCGGCAACCGGCCCCGAGGAGGCCGTCACCCTGGCCGCGGCCCATCCGGGGCGCATTCACCTGCTGGTCACCGACGTCGTCATGCCGGGAATGAGCGGCCGGGATCTGGCGCAACGGCTGCAGTCGACCCACCCCGATATCCAGGTCCTGTTCGTGTCCGGATACACTGCCGACATCATCGCCCACCACGGCGTCCTGGACGACGGGGTCACTTTCCTGCAGAAGCCCTTTTCCCGAAAAACACTGGCCGAAAAACTACGGCAATTGAGGCTCCGGGAGAAAAATGATAAGAGGAGGCTGAAGGCTGAAGACTGA
- a CDS encoding UDP-glucuronic acid decarboxylase family protein, translating to MKHTPRKILVTGGGGFLGSHLCERLLDDGHDVICVDNFFTGSRRNILHLMDNPYFELIRHDVTFPLYVEVDEIYNLACPASPIHYQYNPVKTIKTNVHGAINMLGLAKRIRARIFQASTSEVYGDPSVHPQPEGYWGHVNPIGIRSCYDEGKRCAETLFFDYYRQHRLQIKVGRIFNTYGPKMHPDDGRVVSNFIVQALKNEPITIYGDGSQTRSFCYVDDLIEGFVRFMASPDDFTGPVNLGNPNEFTILELARRILDLTGSRSEIVFKDLPADDPRQRQPDIRLARERLGWEPKVPLADGLSRTIAYFEGLLGE from the coding sequence ATGAAACACACACCCAGAAAGATCCTGGTCACCGGCGGCGGCGGGTTTCTCGGGTCGCACTTGTGCGAGCGGCTCCTGGACGACGGGCACGACGTCATCTGCGTCGACAATTTTTTCACGGGCAGCCGTCGCAACATCCTCCACCTCATGGACAACCCCTACTTCGAGCTGATCCGCCACGACGTCACATTCCCCCTCTACGTGGAGGTGGACGAGATCTACAATCTGGCCTGCCCGGCCTCCCCCATCCACTACCAGTACAACCCGGTCAAGACCATCAAGACCAACGTTCACGGCGCCATCAACATGCTGGGGCTGGCCAAGCGCATCCGGGCCAGGATCTTCCAGGCCTCCACCAGCGAGGTCTACGGCGACCCGTCGGTCCACCCCCAGCCCGAGGGCTACTGGGGCCACGTCAACCCCATCGGCATCCGCTCCTGCTACGACGAAGGCAAGCGCTGCGCCGAGACCCTCTTTTTCGACTATTACCGCCAGCACCGGCTGCAGATCAAGGTGGGCCGGATCTTCAACACCTACGGCCCCAAGATGCACCCCGACGACGGGCGGGTCGTCTCCAACTTCATCGTCCAGGCCCTCAAAAACGAGCCCATCACCATCTACGGCGACGGCTCCCAGACCCGATCCTTCTGCTATGTCGACGACCTCATCGAGGGCTTCGTCCGGTTCATGGCCTCCCCGGACGACTTCACCGGACCGGTCAACCTGGGCAACCCCAACGAGTTCACCATCCTGGAGCTGGCCCGCCGGATCCTCGACCTCACGGGCTCCCGCTCCGAGATCGTCTTCAAGGACCTCCCCGCCGACGACCCCCGCCAGCGGCAGCCGGACATCCGCCTGGCCAGAGAACGGCTGGGTTGGGAACCCAAGGTCCCCCTGGCAGACGGCCTGAGCAGGACCATCGCCTATTTCGAGGGGTTGCTGGGGGAATAG
- a CDS encoding 3-isopropylmalate dehydratase small subunit — MAMQVTGNIHKFGDDVDTDLIIPARYLSTSDPAELAKHCMEDADPDFAGKVREGDIIVGGKNFGCGSSREHAPIAIKAAGVSCVIAKSFARIFYRNAFNMGLPILECEATDAFETGKKLSVDFDTGEIVLVETGERFTTRPIPPFMQELVQSGGLMKYIQYRLKTEG; from the coding sequence ATGGCTATGCAAGTAACCGGAAACATCCACAAATTCGGCGACGATGTCGACACCGATCTGATCATTCCGGCGCGGTATCTCAGCACCAGCGATCCTGCGGAACTGGCTAAACACTGCATGGAGGATGCGGATCCGGACTTTGCCGGCAAGGTGAGGGAAGGGGACATCATCGTGGGCGGGAAGAACTTCGGGTGCGGATCGTCGCGGGAGCACGCCCCCATCGCCATCAAGGCCGCCGGGGTGTCCTGCGTCATCGCCAAAAGCTTTGCGCGGATTTTCTACCGGAACGCCTTCAACATGGGGCTGCCCATCCTCGAATGCGAGGCGACGGACGCCTTCGAGACCGGCAAGAAACTGTCGGTGGATTTCGATACGGGAGAGATCGTCCTCGTGGAGACCGGCGAGCGGTTCACCACCCGCCCCATCCCCCCCTTCATGCAGGAACTCGTCCAGAGCGGCGGGTTGATGAAATACATCCAATATAGGCTGAAGACTGAAGGCTGA
- the leuC gene encoding 3-isopropylmalate dehydratase large subunit → MGMTITEKILAAHAGVSKVSPGDLIMARVDVALGNDITAPIAIKAFRESGAKKVFDKDRVILVPDHFVPNKDIASAMQVKLVREFAREQELTWFFDAGEMGVEHALLPEQGLVLPGDLVIGADSHTCTYGGLGAFSTGVGSTDLAAAMITGEVWLRVPESIRFVYEGTLNPWVEGKDLILYTIGDIGVDGALYQAMEFTGPVIEALSVEGRLTMANMAIEAGGKNGIIAPDALTEAFVQDRAVRDYTPFHSDPDAGYARVITYDVGNIEPQVAFPHLPENTRGISEVGEVVIDQAVIGSCTNGRIEDLRSAARVLTGNRAAKGVRLIVIPATPTIYRQAMDEGLFEIFMNAGAIISPPTCGPCLGGHMGILAKGERAIATTNRNFVGRMGHPESEVYLSNPAVAAASAIAGKIVGPDRVA, encoded by the coding sequence ATGGGAATGACCATCACCGAAAAGATTCTCGCGGCGCATGCGGGGGTGTCGAAGGTGTCGCCGGGGGATCTGATCATGGCCCGGGTGGACGTGGCGCTGGGGAACGACATCACCGCCCCCATCGCCATCAAGGCGTTTCGTGAGAGCGGGGCTAAAAAGGTGTTCGACAAGGACCGCGTCATCCTGGTGCCGGACCATTTCGTGCCCAACAAGGACATCGCCTCGGCCATGCAGGTCAAGCTGGTGCGGGAGTTCGCCCGGGAGCAGGAGCTCACCTGGTTTTTCGACGCGGGGGAGATGGGGGTGGAGCACGCCCTCCTGCCGGAGCAGGGACTGGTGCTGCCTGGAGACCTCGTCATCGGCGCCGACAGCCACACCTGCACCTACGGCGGCCTGGGAGCCTTCTCCACCGGGGTCGGCTCCACCGACCTGGCGGCGGCCATGATCACCGGCGAGGTCTGGCTCCGGGTGCCCGAGAGCATCAGGTTCGTCTACGAGGGAACCCTCAACCCGTGGGTGGAGGGCAAGGACCTGATCCTCTACACCATCGGCGACATCGGGGTGGACGGGGCCCTCTACCAGGCCATGGAGTTCACCGGGCCCGTGATCGAGGCCCTGAGCGTGGAGGGGCGGCTCACCATGGCCAACATGGCCATCGAGGCGGGGGGGAAGAACGGCATCATCGCCCCGGACGCCCTCACGGAGGCCTTTGTCCAGGACCGGGCGGTCCGCGACTACACCCCTTTCCACAGCGACCCCGACGCCGGATACGCCCGGGTGATCACCTATGACGTGGGGAACATCGAGCCCCAGGTGGCCTTTCCTCATCTGCCCGAAAACACCCGGGGCATCAGCGAGGTGGGAGAGGTGGTCATCGACCAGGCGGTGATCGGCTCCTGCACCAACGGCCGCATCGAGGACCTCCGGTCGGCGGCGCGGGTCCTCACGGGCAACCGGGCGGCCAAGGGGGTCCGGCTCATCGTCATACCCGCCACCCCCACCATCTACCGCCAGGCCATGGACGAAGGCCTCTTCGAGATCTTCATGAACGCCGGCGCCATTATCAGCCCCCCCACCTGCGGTCCCTGCCTGGGCGGGCACATGGGCATCCTGGCCAAGGGCGAGCGGGCCATCGCCACCACCAACCGCAATTTCGTCGGCCGCATGGGCCACCCGGAAAGCGAGGTCTACCTCTCCAACCCCGCCGTAGCCGCCGCCTCCGCCATCGCCGGAAAAATCGTCGGGCCGGACAGGGTGGCATAG
- the lepA gene encoding translation elongation factor 4 — translation MEHIRNFSIIAHIDHGKSTLSDRLIQAVHIVADRDFKDQILDTMDIERERGITIKSQTVCLPYTAKNGKTYSLNLIDTPGHVDFSYEVSRALASCEGAFLLVDASQGAEAQTLANLYLAMEHNLEVIPVINKIDLPSADIERVREQIEDDLGLDPERVILTSAKEGIGIEDVLEAAVNFLPPPKGDPDKPLRALIFDSHYDPFRGTIVHFRVFDGRIKAGDTIQFMSNNARYKVEEVGIFQIVRKPRKVLSAGDVGYMIAGIKTVSDTSCGDTITLKSNPCDAPMPGFRESKPVVFSSIYPVASDEYEDLAVGLEKLKLNDSALIYEKDSSAALGFGFRCGFLGLLHLEVVQERLEREYDLSLILTAPSVQYEITLNDGEVMIIDNPSLYPDPSNILMTREPYIRAAIIVPDRYMGAVMKLCLDRRGINRNYQYLTRDRLEMIFELPLAEVIYDFYDKLKSVTQGYGSFDYDILEFRETDLVKLDILINGERVDALSQLVHRDRAVERGRRACEKLKEEIPRQMYKIAIQGAIGAKIVARTTISPFRKDVTAKCYGGDITRKRKLLEKQKKGKKRMKMVGQVEIPQSAFLSVLKTED, via the coding sequence ATGGAACATATACGAAACTTCAGCATTATCGCTCATATCGATCACGGCAAGTCGACGCTGTCGGACCGGCTGATTCAGGCGGTTCACATTGTCGCCGACCGGGATTTCAAGGATCAGATCCTGGACACCATGGACATCGAGCGGGAGCGGGGCATCACCATCAAGAGCCAGACCGTCTGCCTGCCCTACACCGCGAAGAACGGCAAAACCTACAGTCTCAATCTCATCGACACCCCCGGCCACGTCGATTTCAGTTACGAGGTCTCCCGGGCCCTGGCCTCCTGCGAGGGGGCCTTCCTCCTGGTGGACGCGAGCCAGGGGGCCGAGGCCCAGACCCTGGCCAACCTTTACCTGGCCATGGAGCACAACCTGGAGGTCATCCCGGTCATCAACAAGATCGACCTCCCCTCGGCGGACATCGAACGGGTCAGGGAGCAGATCGAGGACGATCTGGGGCTCGACCCCGAACGGGTGATCCTGACCTCGGCCAAGGAGGGGATCGGCATCGAGGACGTCCTCGAGGCGGCCGTCAATTTCCTGCCGCCCCCCAAGGGCGACCCCGACAAGCCGCTCAGGGCCCTGATCTTCGACTCCCATTACGACCCCTTCCGGGGGACCATCGTCCATTTCCGGGTCTTCGACGGACGGATCAAGGCCGGCGACACCATCCAGTTCATGTCCAACAACGCCCGGTACAAGGTGGAGGAGGTGGGGATCTTCCAGATCGTGCGGAAGCCCCGGAAGGTGCTGTCGGCCGGGGATGTCGGGTACATGATCGCCGGCATCAAGACCGTCTCCGACACCAGCTGCGGCGACACCATCACCCTCAAGTCCAACCCCTGCGACGCGCCCATGCCCGGATTCCGGGAATCCAAGCCTGTGGTCTTCTCGTCCATCTACCCGGTGGCCTCCGACGAATACGAAGACCTGGCCGTCGGCCTGGAAAAGCTGAAGCTCAACGATTCGGCCCTCATCTACGAGAAGGACTCCTCCGCGGCCCTGGGCTTCGGGTTCCGGTGCGGGTTTCTGGGGCTGCTCCACCTGGAGGTGGTCCAGGAGCGGCTGGAACGGGAATACGACCTCTCCCTGATCCTCACCGCCCCGTCGGTTCAGTACGAGATCACCCTCAACGACGGTGAGGTCATGATCATCGACAACCCGTCCCTCTACCCCGACCCGTCCAACATCCTGATGACCCGCGAGCCTTACATCCGGGCGGCCATCATCGTTCCGGACCGCTACATGGGGGCGGTGATGAAGCTCTGCCTCGATAGGCGGGGCATCAACCGGAACTACCAGTACCTGACCCGGGATCGGCTCGAAATGATCTTCGAGCTCCCCCTGGCCGAGGTGATCTACGATTTCTACGACAAGCTCAAGTCGGTCACCCAGGGGTACGGCTCCTTCGACTACGACATCCTCGAGTTCCGGGAGACCGATCTCGTCAAGCTCGACATCCTCATCAACGGCGAGCGGGTGGACGCTCTTTCCCAGCTGGTCCACCGGGACCGGGCCGTGGAGCGGGGCCGCCGGGCCTGCGAGAAGCTCAAGGAGGAGATCCCGCGCCAGATGTACAAGATCGCCATCCAGGGGGCCATCGGCGCCAAGATCGTCGCCCGCACGACCATCTCCCCCTTCCGCAAGGATGTCACCGCCAAATGCTACGGCGGCGACATCACCCGAAAGCGGAAGCTCCTGGAGAAGCAGAAAAAGGGCAAGAAGCGGATGAAGATGGTCGGCCAGGTGGAAATCCCCCAGTCGGCCTTCCTGTCGGTGCTGAAGACGGAGGATTGA
- a CDS encoding diguanylate cyclase, whose amino-acid sequence MMKKPRRHIDSKVLIVDDDDMIRALMNDFMKTLGYQCYTASSGLEALRILEENPVDVVITDIIMPGMDGLELTRKIKEKYDYEIIVMTGFSGAYSYEEVIQKGASDFVFKPVRYEELHLRLQRVLRERSMREKLQQLAITDDLTRLFNSRHFYRRLSEEMDRAVRYHHPLALLMLDIDYFKAYNDTHGHLEGNTVLTRLGHIIRSGLRRLDSAYRYGGEEFTVILPETDGPGACHVARRLSDAIAGERFYPAAGKAVGITVSIGIAEYRPDEKMEVFIKRADVAMYASKQKGRNCITFLETDPDDTAVRSAG is encoded by the coding sequence ATGATGAAAAAACCCCGACGCCATATTGACAGCAAGGTCCTCATCGTTGACGACGACGACATGATACGGGCACTGATGAACGACTTCATGAAGACCCTGGGATACCAATGCTACACGGCATCCAGCGGTCTTGAAGCCCTCAGGATCCTGGAAGAGAATCCCGTGGACGTGGTCATCACCGATATTATCATGCCCGGCATGGACGGCCTGGAACTGACCCGGAAGATCAAGGAGAAGTACGATTACGAAATCATCGTGATGACCGGATTTTCCGGAGCGTACTCCTACGAGGAGGTCATCCAGAAGGGTGCCAGCGATTTCGTCTTCAAGCCGGTCCGCTACGAGGAGCTCCACCTCCGGCTGCAGCGCGTCCTGAGGGAGCGGTCCATGCGCGAAAAGCTCCAACAGCTCGCCATCACCGACGACCTGACCCGGCTCTTCAACAGCCGCCATTTCTACCGGCGGCTCTCCGAGGAGATGGACCGGGCCGTGCGCTACCATCACCCCCTCGCCCTTTTGATGCTGGATATCGATTATTTCAAGGCCTATAACGATACGCACGGCCACCTGGAAGGCAACACGGTGCTGACGCGCCTGGGGCATATCATCCGCAGCGGTTTGCGGCGGCTGGACTCCGCCTATCGATACGGCGGCGAGGAATTCACCGTCATCCTCCCGGAGACCGACGGTCCCGGCGCATGCCACGTGGCCCGGCGACTCTCGGACGCCATCGCCGGCGAACGGTTTTACCCCGCGGCGGGCAAGGCCGTCGGCATCACCGTCAGCATCGGAATCGCCGAGTACCGGCCCGACGAGAAGATGGAGGTGTTCATCAAGCGGGCGGACGTGGCCATGTACGCGTCCAAGCAGAAGGGACGGAATTGCATCACGTTTCTGGAGACGGACCCCGACGACACAGCGGTGCGGTCCGCGGGATGA
- a CDS encoding antibiotic biosynthesis monooxygenase family protein — protein sequence MAAKILIKRVVPKGKEAELAVLLRELRVLTMNRDGYISGETLKRFDKPGESLVISTWASVDDWREWVLSPERTAIQEKIDDLLGMKTAYEIYTY from the coding sequence ATGGCGGCTAAGATTCTGATTAAAAGGGTGGTTCCCAAGGGCAAGGAGGCTGAACTGGCGGTCCTTCTCAGGGAGCTCAGGGTGCTGACGATGAACCGGGACGGGTACATCTCCGGTGAAACCCTGAAACGGTTCGACAAGCCGGGGGAGAGCCTGGTGATCAGCACGTGGGCGTCGGTGGACGACTGGCGGGAGTGGGTCCTGTCGCCCGAAAGGACGGCGATTCAGGAAAAGATCGATGACCTGCTCGGTATGAAGACGGCGTACGAGATCTACACCTATTGA
- a CDS encoding FG-GAP-like repeat-containing protein — protein sequence MLKYPRYGVCVCVSIVIVLFFGLGFGGGGTARAETAARVLILPFDIHSDKDLSFLRNGIQDMLTSRLTRPGKLQPIPREAALKSIQGLADIDEKTAGRLGETLGADYVVYGSLTVFGDSISTDARLLDTSGKKTMLSFNESGKESGDVISHIDRFAGQVGETLFGAGASPAPAAPAAAPKTPEEQSRMHPESLWTGKIDAEDQRLAAGETGKGALGAAWKSRNFKMAIEGLSIGDVDGDGKNETVFMTEDGVFVYRYTDQRFLKIAEIRESFNHRHLSIDVADINENGVGEIFVSNIHEERQSLMSYVLEWDGARFKKIAENVKWYFRVIDHPSRGKLLMGQQGDTKRPFTAGITEMRYNGVEYVPETAGELPLPRWVNIFGFNSGDVAGNGREMTVAFSERNYLRVLTAENEREWESEEPYLSGGIYVEYPDEAAARIGEYREQIRQYLPQRVLISDVDKDGKNEVLVCRNKDAADGLFAKLRIFKSGQIECLAWDQFGLFPKWKTRSISGHVSDYVLGDINNDGRPELVFAVIRKSGSAFGDAQSFIASQDILPKE from the coding sequence TTGCTAAAATATCCCAGATACGGCGTTTGCGTTTGCGTTTCGATCGTCATCGTGCTTTTTTTCGGTTTGGGTTTCGGGGGGGGCGGCACGGCAAGGGCCGAGACGGCGGCCAGGGTTCTGATCCTGCCTTTTGACATCCATTCGGACAAGGACCTCTCCTTTCTCAGGAACGGCATTCAGGACATGCTGACCTCCCGGCTGACCCGTCCGGGCAAGCTTCAGCCCATCCCCAGGGAGGCGGCCCTGAAATCGATCCAGGGCCTGGCCGACATCGATGAAAAGACCGCCGGACGCCTGGGAGAGACCCTGGGCGCGGACTATGTCGTCTACGGCAGTCTCACCGTCTTCGGCGACAGCATCAGCACCGACGCCCGGCTGCTGGACACGTCGGGGAAAAAGACGATGCTGTCCTTCAACGAATCGGGAAAGGAGAGCGGTGACGTCATCTCCCACATCGACCGGTTCGCGGGGCAGGTCGGCGAGACGCTGTTCGGCGCCGGGGCATCCCCCGCGCCTGCCGCTCCCGCCGCCGCGCCCAAGACTCCGGAAGAACAGAGCCGCATGCACCCCGAATCCCTCTGGACCGGCAAGATCGACGCCGAGGACCAGCGCCTGGCCGCCGGAGAGACCGGAAAAGGGGCCCTGGGCGCGGCCTGGAAGAGCCGCAACTTCAAAATGGCCATCGAGGGCCTCTCCATCGGCGACGTTGACGGCGACGGCAAGAACGAAACGGTTTTCATGACCGAGGACGGCGTTTTCGTCTACCGATACACGGACCAGCGGTTTCTCAAGATCGCCGAGATCCGGGAAAGCTTCAACCACCGTCATTTGAGCATCGACGTCGCCGACATCAACGAAAACGGCGTCGGAGAGATCTTTGTCTCCAACATCCACGAAGAACGGCAGTCCCTCATGTCTTACGTCCTGGAGTGGGACGGGGCCCGGTTCAAGAAGATCGCCGAGAACGTCAAGTGGTATTTCCGGGTGATCGACCATCCCTCCCGGGGCAAACTCCTGATGGGACAGCAGGGGGACACCAAGCGCCCCTTCACGGCGGGCATCACGGAGATGCGCTACAACGGCGTCGAGTACGTTCCGGAGACGGCGGGCGAGCTGCCCCTGCCCAGGTGGGTCAACATCTTCGGCTTCAACAGCGGCGATGTGGCGGGCAACGGTCGGGAGATGACCGTGGCCTTTTCCGAGCGGAACTATCTCAGGGTTCTCACCGCGGAAAATGAACGGGAATGGGAGAGCGAGGAGCCCTATCTCTCCGGCGGGATCTACGTGGAATATCCCGACGAAGCCGCCGCCAGAATCGGCGAGTACCGGGAGCAGATCCGCCAGTACCTGCCCCAGCGGGTTCTCATCTCGGACGTGGACAAGGACGGCAAAAACGAGGTGTTGGTCTGCCGCAACAAGGACGCCGCCGACGGCCTCTTCGCCAAGCTCCGGATCTTCAAGTCGGGCCAGATCGAGTGCCTGGCCTGGGACCAGTTCGGCCTCTTTCCCAAATGGAAAACCCGGAGCATCTCCGGCCACGTCAGCGACTACGTCCTGGGGGACATCAACAACGACGGCCGACCCGAGCTCGTCTTCGCCGTCATCCGAAAAAGCGGCTCAGCCTTCGGCGACGCCCAGAGCTTCATCGCCTCCCAGGATATTCTGCCGAAGGAGTAG
- a CDS encoding TetR/AcrR family transcriptional regulator has protein sequence MLDAFNPDIHDRLEKAVLEVFSKSDFHKASIRDVAKKAGVSFTTIYKHYGSKERLVFAFVDVWLGKLTDRIVDHLQGIEDLKEKLRKVFWLQLDYYERHTGLGRILFMTLPMKTWMADETFQQRKMIDLLVDVLRQGQQEGILNPHVKAGVLLDFIMGFVQRTFFMWILRGQKESLSEQANTLFEMVWRGITNPDIKEKA, from the coding sequence ATGTTAGATGCATTTAATCCGGATATTCACGATCGTCTCGAAAAAGCCGTGCTGGAGGTCTTTTCCAAATCGGATTTTCACAAGGCCAGCATCCGGGACGTCGCCAAGAAGGCGGGGGTCAGCTTCACGACCATCTACAAGCATTACGGCAGCAAGGAGCGGCTTGTCTTCGCCTTTGTCGACGTCTGGCTGGGCAAACTGACCGACCGGATCGTCGACCATCTCCAGGGGATCGAGGATCTCAAGGAAAAGCTCCGGAAGGTCTTCTGGCTGCAGCTCGATTACTACGAGCGCCACACGGGCCTGGGGCGGATCCTTTTCATGACCCTGCCCATGAAGACCTGGATGGCGGACGAGACCTTCCAGCAGCGGAAGATGATCGACCTCCTCGTCGACGTGCTTCGCCAGGGACAGCAGGAAGGCATCCTCAATCCCCACGTCAAGGCCGGGGTCCTCCTCGACTTCATCATGGGCTTTGTCCAGCGCACCTTTTTCATGTGGATCCTTCGCGGACAGAAGGAGAGCCTGTCGGAACAGGCCAACACCCTTTTCGAGATGGTATGGCGGGGCATAACCAATCCCGATATCAAAGAGAAAGCGTGA